Proteins from a single region of Paraflavitalea devenefica:
- a CDS encoding acyl-CoA carboxylase subunit beta produces MNMEFNKNEDVMKLSLSQLRQRFDQVALGGGKKAIEKQREKNKLTARERIEYLRDQDKPFTEIGAFAGWEMYADQGGCPSGGTVAGLGYISGRQCVIVANDQTVKAGAWFPITGKKNLRMQEIAMENNLPVVYLVDSAGVFLPMQDEIFPDKEHFGRIFRNNARMSAMGIPQIAAVMGSCVAGGAYLPIMSDETLMVEGNGSIFLAGPYLVKAAIGEEVDSETLGGAVTHTAISGIADYKFDTEQECLDQVKKIIGKLGHHSQAAGFDRIAPAEPKKPATELYGIIPSDATRPYDMLDVIERLVDDSEFEQFKQDYGKTILCGYARIDGWAVGIVANQRKMVKSKKGEMQMGGVIYNDSSDKAARFIMNCNQKKIPLVFLQDVTGFMVGSRSEQAGIIKDGAKMVNAVANSVVPKITIVVGNSYGAGNYAMCGKAYDPRFIYAWPGAKIAVMGGDQAAKTLLQIQVAGMKAKGKEVSAEEEQQLLNAIKGRYDQQTTPYYAAARLWVDGIIDPLQTRRVISEGLTAANHQPYMPPFNTGVIQV; encoded by the coding sequence ATGAATATGGAATTTAACAAGAATGAAGATGTAATGAAACTATCCCTGAGTCAGTTGCGCCAGCGGTTTGACCAGGTGGCATTGGGAGGCGGCAAGAAGGCTATTGAGAAACAGCGCGAGAAGAATAAGCTTACTGCCCGTGAACGCATTGAATATTTACGCGACCAGGATAAACCTTTTACAGAGATAGGCGCTTTTGCAGGCTGGGAGATGTATGCCGATCAGGGCGGTTGCCCATCGGGCGGTACGGTAGCGGGCCTCGGCTATATCAGTGGCCGGCAGTGCGTTATTGTTGCCAATGATCAAACCGTGAAGGCAGGCGCCTGGTTTCCCATCACCGGCAAAAAAAACCTGCGCATGCAGGAGATCGCTATGGAGAACAACCTGCCGGTAGTGTACCTGGTAGACAGTGCAGGCGTTTTCCTGCCCATGCAGGATGAGATCTTTCCCGATAAAGAACATTTTGGACGCATTTTCCGCAATAATGCGCGCATGAGCGCCATGGGTATTCCACAAATAGCAGCCGTGATGGGTTCTTGTGTAGCCGGGGGCGCTTACCTGCCCATTATGAGCGATGAAACGCTGATGGTGGAAGGCAATGGCTCTATTTTCCTGGCTGGCCCCTACCTGGTAAAAGCCGCCATTGGAGAAGAGGTAGACAGTGAAACCCTCGGCGGCGCCGTAACCCATACCGCCATTAGCGGCATTGCCGATTATAAGTTTGATACCGAACAGGAATGCCTTGACCAGGTAAAGAAGATCATTGGCAAGCTGGGCCACCATAGCCAGGCAGCCGGCTTTGACCGCATAGCACCTGCTGAGCCGAAGAAACCGGCCACAGAGCTATATGGTATTATCCCATCAGATGCTACCCGGCCGTATGATATGCTGGATGTTATTGAACGGCTGGTAGACGATTCCGAATTTGAACAATTCAAACAGGATTATGGCAAAACGATCCTGTGTGGTTATGCCCGGATTGACGGATGGGCAGTAGGCATTGTAGCCAACCAGCGTAAGATGGTGAAAAGCAAAAAAGGCGAGATGCAAATGGGAGGTGTGATCTATAATGACAGTTCGGATAAGGCAGCCCGGTTTATCATGAACTGCAATCAAAAGAAGATACCGCTGGTATTTTTACAGGATGTAACCGGCTTTATGGTAGGCTCACGCAGTGAACAGGCCGGTATTATTAAAGATGGCGCCAAGATGGTGAATGCCGTAGCCAACTCTGTTGTGCCCAAGATCACGATTGTAGTAGGCAATTCTTATGGCGCCGGTAATTATGCCATGTGCGGAAAAGCCTATGATCCCCGGTTCATTTATGCCTGGCCGGGCGCCAAGATAGCAGTTATGGGAGGCGACCAGGCCGCTAAAACTTTATTACAGATACAGGTAGCCGGTATGAAAGCCAAAGGCAAGGAAGTATCAGCAGAAGAGGAACAACAATTACTGAACGCCATCAAAGGACGGTATGATCAGCAAACCACCCCTTATTATGCCGCTGCCCGTTTATGGGTAGATGGTATTATTGATCCGCTGCAAACCCGTCGTGTTATTTCGGAAGGACTGACTGCTGCCAATCATCAACCCTATATGCCACCCTTTAATACAGGCGTGATACAGGTGTAA
- a CDS encoding DUF6580 family putative transport protein → MKLNRSTVIYCIVLIAAASVYRAFDNRMLGFAPQIAMALFGGLAIRNKAWAFALPLFSLFISDVIYEILYTKGLTPIRGFYDGQLVNYLIMASVTLVGIALQKVNIKNIVLGSLIAPTYFFIVSNLMVWLGVGVDLYPLTWDGLVACFTGALPFFKGSVIGTFFFSAIFFGVYYFVNRSRPVKHKAPATAAFAD, encoded by the coding sequence ATGAAACTTAACAGATCAACTGTCATTTATTGTATCGTGCTCATTGCGGCGGCTTCGGTGTACCGTGCTTTTGACAACCGTATGCTGGGGTTTGCGCCACAAATTGCCATGGCTTTATTTGGTGGCCTGGCCATCCGCAACAAGGCATGGGCTTTTGCCTTGCCACTCTTTTCGCTCTTTATTTCTGACGTTATTTATGAAATACTGTACACCAAAGGGCTGACACCCATCAGGGGATTCTATGATGGCCAATTGGTGAATTACCTCATCATGGCATCTGTTACCCTGGTAGGTATTGCCTTGCAAAAGGTAAACATTAAGAATATTGTATTGGGATCGCTCATAGCACCCACTTACTTTTTCATAGTGTCCAACCTGATGGTATGGCTGGGTGTAGGGGTAGACCTTTATCCCTTAACCTGGGATGGATTGGTTGCCTGTTTTACCGGTGCCCTTCCTTTCTTCAAGGGATCTGTTATAGGCACCTTCTTCTTCAGCGCTATCTTCTTTGGCGTATATTATTTTGTGAACAGGAGCAGGCCGGTAAAACACAAGGCGCCTGCCACAGCAGCCTTCGCAGATTAA
- a CDS encoding YraN family protein, which yields MARHNETGKKGEALAASYLQQQGFTVLHSNWRYERYEIDIIATREEVLHFIEVKTRQSLSFGLPEESVTYQKIRHIVTAGVAFQYQYPSWKRVQYDVLSILLIDEQPPEYLFIEDVYLL from the coding sequence ATGGCCCGACACAATGAAACCGGTAAAAAGGGAGAAGCATTAGCCGCCAGCTACCTACAGCAACAGGGATTTACTGTACTGCACAGCAATTGGCGCTACGAGCGTTATGAAATAGATATTATTGCCACCCGGGAAGAGGTATTGCATTTCATTGAAGTCAAAACCCGTCAGTCCCTCAGCTTTGGCCTTCCCGAAGAAAGCGTTACCTACCAAAAGATCAGGCATATTGTTACGGCAGGCGTGGCATTTCAATACCAGTACCCCTCCTGGAAACGGGTACAATACGATGTACTGTCCATTCTGCTCATCGATGAGCAGCCACCGGAATACCTGTTTATTGAGGATGTGTATTTGTTGTAG
- the manA gene encoding mannose-6-phosphate isomerase, class I yields the protein MDNSTKISKLQGKVQPYAWGGSQFIPALLQQGNPDNKPAAEYWMGAHDNAPADIITANGQKQPLNALVAQDPVTILGKTVNDRFGRLPYLFKVLDVKDMLSIQVHPEKTAAVEAFAAENKQGVALTAPNRNYKDDNHKPELMLALSDFWLLHGFKPAHQLKQVLQQTPELQFLLPVFGEGNYAALYKTVMEMDQQAVNDHLQPLLDRILPLYEKGALKKEQEDFWAARAFNTFCEPGRTDRGIFSIYLFNVVNLHPGEAIFQDAGILHAYLEGQNMEIMANSDNVLRGGLTNKHIDVSELMKHVRFEPVVPQVITGVPGKAKGEEIFPTPVNDFELHRISLKAGEQTTVTATTADIYFVYQGSAEATAGSEHLPLKKGEAMLAKAGTGVQFKSTDNTVIFTATVPA from the coding sequence ATGGACAATAGTACAAAAATAAGTAAGCTTCAGGGAAAGGTTCAACCGTATGCATGGGGAGGATCACAATTTATCCCTGCTTTGTTGCAACAGGGTAATCCGGATAATAAACCAGCGGCTGAATACTGGATGGGCGCCCATGATAATGCGCCTGCGGATATCATCACTGCCAATGGCCAGAAACAGCCATTAAATGCCTTGGTGGCGCAGGACCCTGTCACGATATTGGGGAAAACAGTGAATGACCGTTTTGGCAGGCTCCCGTACCTGTTCAAGGTGCTGGACGTAAAAGATATGCTGTCTATCCAGGTGCATCCTGAGAAAACGGCGGCGGTGGAAGCCTTTGCGGCAGAAAATAAACAGGGAGTGGCCCTTACAGCACCCAACAGGAATTATAAGGACGACAACCACAAGCCCGAACTGATGCTGGCGCTCAGCGATTTCTGGCTATTGCATGGATTTAAACCGGCCCACCAGCTCAAACAGGTATTGCAGCAAACACCGGAATTGCAATTCCTGCTGCCTGTTTTTGGCGAAGGTAACTATGCCGCCCTGTATAAGACGGTGATGGAAATGGACCAGCAGGCCGTTAATGATCACCTGCAGCCTTTGCTGGATCGCATCCTGCCCCTGTATGAAAAAGGAGCGTTGAAAAAAGAGCAGGAAGATTTCTGGGCAGCCCGCGCCTTCAACACTTTTTGTGAGCCGGGTAGAACAGACCGTGGTATTTTTTCCATCTACCTGTTCAACGTAGTAAACCTGCATCCCGGTGAAGCCATTTTCCAGGACGCGGGTATCCTGCATGCTTACCTCGAAGGGCAGAATATGGAGATCATGGCCAATTCGGACAACGTATTGCGGGGCGGATTGACCAATAAGCATATTGACGTCAGTGAGCTGATGAAGCATGTGCGGTTTGAGCCGGTGGTGCCCCAGGTTATTACGGGCGTACCCGGCAAAGCAAAAGGAGAGGAGATATTCCCTACACCGGTCAATGATTTTGAACTGCACCGGATATCCCTGAAAGCGGGCGAACAAACCACGGTAACAGCCACCACAGCCGATATCTATTTTGTGTACCAGGGCAGCGCAGAAGCTACAGCGGGCAGTGAGCACCTGCCCCTCAAAAAAGGAGAGGCCATGCTGGCCAAAGCGGGAACCGGCGTGCAGTTTAAAAGCACGGACAATACCGTCATTTTCACGGCTACAGTGCCTGCGTAA
- a CDS encoding YiiX/YebB-like N1pC/P60 family cysteine hydrolase, with protein MRVLLFISALFIGLWPALTGCQGTEETAAHPPDEVAMEIQQMKKANDSMIQDARRVIQPGDLVLRTGTDYASEQVKALSKQDRTYSHGGIAVVDSGKIFIYHVEPDNHHVHDKVRKELLDSFCNPAKNLGFAVARYTLADEQKTKLLAYMDKQYRQQVVFDMHFDLKTDDKLYCSEMIKKGLAQATGNHIVVATDRITDRNKFKLIKRYFKLTEKQIVTHDLVPIDHLYLNPWCTVLKRYPFQTL; from the coding sequence ATGCGTGTATTACTATTCATATCCGCTTTGTTCATCGGGCTATGGCCTGCCCTTACCGGCTGCCAGGGCACGGAAGAAACTGCCGCCCATCCCCCCGATGAGGTAGCAATGGAAATACAGCAGATGAAGAAAGCCAATGATTCGATGATACAGGATGCCCGAAGGGTCATTCAGCCTGGCGACCTGGTACTCCGCACCGGCACCGATTATGCCAGTGAGCAGGTGAAAGCATTATCAAAGCAGGACCGCACCTATTCGCACGGAGGCATTGCGGTTGTTGACAGCGGCAAAATATTCATTTATCATGTAGAACCGGATAATCACCATGTACATGATAAGGTACGGAAGGAGTTGCTGGACAGCTTTTGCAATCCGGCCAAAAACCTGGGCTTTGCGGTAGCACGGTATACCCTTGCTGATGAACAGAAAACAAAGCTCCTGGCTTATATGGACAAGCAATACCGGCAGCAGGTGGTTTTTGATATGCATTTTGACCTGAAAACAGATGATAAACTGTATTGCTCTGAGATGATCAAAAAGGGACTGGCGCAAGCTACCGGCAACCACATCGTGGTGGCAACTGATCGCATCACAGACCGTAATAAGTTTAAACTGATCAAACGATATTTCAAGTTAACCGAAAAGCAGATTGTGACGCATGACCTTGTTCCCATTGACCACCTCTACCTGAACCCATGGTGCACTGTTTTAAAACGATACCCTTTTCAAACGCTTTAA
- a CDS encoding DUF3810 domain-containing protein translates to MWKKNKTLVILLAVAFIIKLFSLFPNAVERYYTHGLYRFTSAVQRALFGWIPFSIGDLFYGIAILFLLRKLIDLIKRLYRRKADRQYWAKGARLALVIFCWVYISFNLLWGLNYNRHGIAADMGLQVHPYSRNDLVAVIQTITERLYALDSTGRLNREALYKKRTLFKGAVNAYDSLNLHYKGISYSFQSVKPSLYSYLGNYLGFSGYYNPFSGEAQVNTTMPVFVLPFTTCHEIGHQLGYAKENEANFAGYLAAKSSADPAFRYSVYFDLYSYSWYYLYRQDSILAKQFTLALPVGVQKDYAELRDFLRRHRNPVEAVIDKLYAQYLKANEQPSGKLSYNEVIAWLIAYYKKYGAAAI, encoded by the coding sequence ATGTGGAAGAAAAACAAGACCCTGGTTATATTATTGGCAGTGGCATTCATCATCAAATTATTCTCCCTTTTCCCCAATGCGGTAGAGCGGTATTATACCCATGGATTGTATCGCTTTACTTCGGCCGTACAGCGCGCCCTTTTCGGCTGGATACCTTTCAGCATCGGCGATCTTTTCTACGGTATAGCGATCCTCTTCCTCCTGCGCAAATTGATTGACCTGATCAAACGCTTATACAGAAGGAAAGCCGACCGCCAATACTGGGCAAAGGGCGCCCGGTTAGCGTTAGTTATCTTTTGCTGGGTCTATATCTCCTTCAATCTCCTGTGGGGACTTAACTATAACCGTCATGGTATTGCGGCTGATATGGGCTTGCAGGTGCACCCTTATTCCAGGAACGACCTGGTGGCCGTTATACAAACGATTACCGAGAGGTTGTATGCGCTGGACTCAACGGGGCGGCTCAACCGGGAAGCCCTGTATAAAAAACGTACCTTGTTTAAAGGCGCGGTCAATGCCTACGATAGTCTTAACCTGCATTACAAAGGCATCAGTTATTCTTTTCAGTCAGTAAAACCTTCCTTGTATAGTTACCTGGGTAATTACCTGGGGTTTTCGGGGTATTATAATCCCTTTTCAGGAGAAGCGCAGGTCAACACCACCATGCCGGTATTTGTACTGCCTTTTACTACCTGTCATGAAATAGGTCATCAGTTGGGATATGCGAAAGAGAATGAAGCCAACTTTGCCGGTTACCTGGCTGCCAAATCTTCTGCCGATCCCGCCTTCCGCTATTCTGTTTATTTTGACCTGTATTCTTATTCCTGGTATTACCTGTACCGGCAGGATTCTATACTGGCGAAGCAGTTCACCCTGGCCCTGCCGGTAGGGGTGCAGAAAGATTATGCGGAACTGAGGGACTTCCTGCGCCGCCATCGCAACCCGGTGGAAGCCGTGATTGATAAATTATATGCGCAATACCTTAAAGCCAATGAACAGCCGTCCGGCAAGCTGAGTTATAATGAAGTGATAGCATGGCTCATTGCCTACTATAAAAAGTATGGGGCAGCAGCTATTTAA
- a CDS encoding choice-of-anchor J domain-containing protein, protein MNKQLFLSLTGLSALVLLVISCEKDFKAEEKQAPPPVVSKSYKESFDTVGNLTKKGWLIVNNSEPLGPIGWRQGRYELGGKLGDEIVGFPAYYGVYSQNEYASVDMNCGQGAAILSAWLITPPTDMKNGDEIIFYSRTKGDYADRMQVWLNKTTSNPNPGKGAMTTGDFTVKLLDINESMGADYPVEWTKYTLTLSGISGTVKGRIAFRYYVEDGGPGGSFGDQVGVDEFEFVSK, encoded by the coding sequence ATGAATAAGCAATTATTCCTTTCCTTAACAGGGCTGTCAGCACTCGTACTGCTGGTCATTTCCTGCGAAAAAGATTTTAAAGCAGAAGAAAAACAGGCCCCGCCGCCCGTTGTTTCCAAATCATATAAAGAATCCTTTGATACGGTAGGCAATCTTACCAAAAAAGGATGGCTGATCGTTAATAACAGTGAGCCGCTAGGGCCTATCGGATGGCGGCAGGGACGCTATGAGCTGGGCGGCAAACTGGGCGATGAAATCGTAGGATTCCCGGCCTATTACGGCGTTTACAGCCAGAATGAATATGCGAGCGTGGACATGAACTGCGGACAGGGAGCGGCCATCCTCAGCGCCTGGCTGATCACCCCACCCACAGACATGAAGAATGGTGATGAAATTATTTTTTACAGCCGTACCAAAGGAGATTATGCAGACCGCATGCAGGTATGGCTGAACAAAACCACCAGCAATCCCAACCCGGGCAAGGGAGCTATGACCACCGGCGATTTCACCGTGAAGCTGCTGGACATTAACGAAAGCATGGGAGCCGATTATCCCGTTGAATGGACAAAATATACGCTTACGCTGAGTGGTATTTCCGGCACAGTAAAAGGCCGTATCGCGTTTCGTTATTATGTAGAGGACGGCGGCCCCGGTGGCTCTTTTGGCGACCAGGTCGGTGTTGATGAATTTGAATTTGTAAGCAAATAA
- a CDS encoding choice-of-anchor J domain-containing protein — protein MRKFTLTRIILFMCVIVTGVTACKKDDPATLIPPPLPDQSFVEEFDTVASAYHRGWMPINNSSPRGYSLWSQGGGPQPYFAPYSSKGSYAGFIACDALVTEADAAVASNWLISPPVWMKNGDKIVFYTRAVLFLDGSFSQDYGNNLEVCINRKNDGTNVGAAVDPRSPGFDYAADRGDFELIHSINPPTYSNADDWFYYRISTDDPAAYDPKAYPANWTRFEITLAGFSKPHKGRFAFRYYTLDAGYTGNGSAVGIDSVAFVSKQ, from the coding sequence ATGAGAAAATTTACCCTGACCAGGATCATTCTGTTCATGTGTGTCATTGTTACAGGAGTAACTGCCTGTAAAAAAGATGATCCGGCAACCCTTATCCCTCCCCCACTACCAGACCAATCATTTGTAGAAGAATTTGATACGGTGGCCAGTGCTTATCACCGTGGCTGGATGCCCATTAATAACAGCAGTCCCCGGGGCTACAGTTTATGGTCACAGGGAGGCGGACCGCAACCTTACTTTGCCCCCTATTCTTCAAAAGGTTCCTATGCGGGCTTTATTGCCTGTGATGCATTGGTTACTGAAGCGGATGCTGCGGTGGCCAGTAACTGGCTTATCTCCCCGCCTGTATGGATGAAGAACGGCGATAAAATTGTGTTCTACACCCGCGCGGTCCTGTTCCTCGATGGCTCTTTCTCCCAGGACTATGGCAATAACCTCGAAGTTTGTATTAATCGTAAGAATGATGGCACCAATGTAGGGGCAGCAGTGGATCCCCGCTCACCGGGTTTTGACTATGCTGCCGACAGGGGCGATTTTGAGTTGATACACTCTATTAATCCTCCTACTTACAGCAATGCCGACGACTGGTTTTATTACCGCATCTCTACCGACGATCCGGCGGCCTATGATCCGAAAGCCTACCCTGCCAACTGGACAAGGTTTGAGATCACACTGGCTGGCTTCAGCAAGCCACACAAGGGACGGTTTGCCTTCCGCTACTATACCCTTGATGCCGGCTATACCGGCAATGGCAGTGCTGTAGGCATTGACAGTGTAGCGTTTGTAAGTAAACAATAA
- the xerD gene encoding site-specific tyrosine recombinase XerD, whose protein sequence is MWEPYKKGFRAFLQLEKSLSDNSVEAYGRDIEKLTQFLQQQGIEKNPAALELNDLQQFIRWVAELGMTSTSQARIISGIRAFYKYCSLEQIVTNDPTVLLEAPKLKRALPDVLSVDEIESIISQIDLSKPEGGRNKAILETMYSCGLRVSEVVNLRISQLYLDVGFIRVIGKGDKERLVPIGTSATKYITIYRNDIRVHVPIKKGQEDILFLNRRGSKLTRVMIFLMLKDLVKKAGITKQISPHTFRHSFATHLVEGGADLRAVQEMLGHESITTTEIYTHLDRDFLRDTLQRFHPAFK, encoded by the coding sequence ATGTGGGAACCATATAAAAAAGGATTCAGGGCTTTCCTCCAACTGGAGAAATCACTGTCCGACAACTCCGTGGAAGCTTATGGCCGCGATATTGAAAAGCTCACCCAGTTCCTGCAGCAACAGGGCATAGAGAAAAATCCGGCTGCACTGGAACTGAACGACCTCCAGCAATTCATCCGGTGGGTAGCAGAGTTGGGCATGACCTCCACCTCCCAGGCAAGGATCATCTCCGGCATCAGGGCCTTCTACAAATATTGCTCCCTTGAGCAGATCGTTACCAATGACCCGACCGTATTACTGGAAGCACCCAAACTAAAACGGGCCTTGCCGGATGTGTTGAGCGTGGATGAAATAGAAAGTATCATCAGCCAGATAGACCTCAGCAAACCGGAAGGCGGGCGTAATAAGGCCATCCTTGAAACAATGTACAGTTGCGGACTGCGTGTAAGTGAGGTGGTGAACCTCCGTATTTCCCAGTTATACCTCGATGTAGGTTTTATCCGCGTTATTGGCAAAGGCGATAAAGAACGGCTGGTGCCCATTGGCACTTCTGCCACCAAATACATCACTATTTACCGGAACGATATACGGGTGCATGTACCCATTAAAAAGGGACAGGAAGATATTTTATTCCTCAACCGCCGTGGCAGCAAGCTCACCCGCGTCATGATCTTCCTGATGCTGAAAGACCTGGTAAAGAAAGCCGGCATTACCAAGCAGATCTCGCCCCATACTTTCCGCCATTCCTTTGCCACACACCTCGTAGAAGGCGGCGCCGACCTGCGCGCTGTACAGGAAATGCTGGGCCATGAAAGCATTACCACCACCGAAATATATACCCACCTCGACCGGGATTTCCTGCGCGATACTTTGCAAAGGTTCCATCCGGCGTTTAAATAG
- a CDS encoding serine hydrolase domain-containing protein gives MKKIPMLIHAAGRCALLILVALASFTQNAHAQYDFSKVDDWLADNVSKMGGRTILLVYKDGKIIHTEAVNEMSRRQKMVGKFIAKRQGKTANTDDFTPTTRQLIASCSKWYSAALVMTFVDEGRLKLEDTVGKWLPALARSGKGHITISQCLSHMTAIKAPDLKESLQEMRKFNSMDEVIEKIASYPMEGQPGKVFRYSNTGLQIAGAVIEKISGKNFETLFAERIARPLDMKNSDFGKGKVALPAGGASSTPNDYMNFLIMLLNKGVFNGKRILSEKSVADMQVNRVTNDVKVAYAPAEAGNFGYGFGGWVMRSHAAGATQGPVTSPGLFGSYPWIDNQQGYCAFLMCFYLKNDGRHERYVQLKKLVDEAVR, from the coding sequence ATGAAAAAGATACCCATGCTGATTCACGCTGCAGGCCGGTGCGCCCTGCTCATCCTGGTTGCCCTTGCTTCCTTTACGCAAAACGCCCATGCCCAGTATGATTTTTCCAAAGTTGACGACTGGCTGGCCGATAATGTATCGAAGATGGGAGGCCGCACTATCCTTCTCGTATACAAAGATGGAAAGATCATTCATACCGAAGCCGTTAATGAAATGAGCAGGCGGCAGAAAATGGTAGGAAAGTTCATCGCAAAGCGCCAGGGGAAAACGGCCAACACAGACGACTTTACGCCCACTACCCGCCAGTTGATAGCCAGTTGCAGCAAATGGTACAGCGCTGCGCTCGTGATGACCTTTGTAGACGAAGGCAGGCTGAAATTGGAAGATACCGTGGGCAAATGGTTGCCGGCGCTTGCCCGGAGTGGTAAGGGCCATATCACCATCAGCCAGTGTCTTTCACACATGACTGCCATCAAAGCGCCCGACCTTAAAGAAAGCCTGCAGGAAATGCGAAAATTCAACAGCATGGACGAAGTCATTGAGAAAATAGCCTCCTACCCGATGGAAGGACAACCCGGCAAGGTGTTCCGGTACAGCAATACAGGCCTACAGATAGCCGGCGCTGTTATAGAAAAGATCAGTGGCAAAAACTTTGAGACCTTGTTTGCCGAACGTATAGCTCGTCCGCTCGATATGAAGAACTCCGATTTTGGCAAAGGCAAAGTAGCGCTTCCTGCCGGTGGGGCCAGCAGTACGCCCAATGACTATATGAACTTTCTCATCATGCTGCTCAACAAAGGTGTCTTCAACGGGAAACGCATCCTCAGCGAAAAAAGCGTGGCCGATATGCAGGTGAACCGTGTTACTAACGATGTTAAAGTAGCCTATGCGCCTGCGGAAGCAGGCAACTTTGGCTATGGCTTTGGCGGATGGGTGATGCGGTCGCATGCCGCCGGTGCCACGCAGGGGCCCGTTACCAGTCCCGGTCTCTTTGGCAGCTATCCCTGGATTGATAACCAGCAAGGTTACTGCGCCTTCCTGATGTGTTTCTATCTTAAAAACGATGGCCGCCACGAACGCTACGTACAACTGAAAAAGCTGGTGGATGAGGCGGTGCGATAG
- the rnhA gene encoding ribonuclease HI codes for MTNNKELIVYTDGSSRGNPGPGGYGAILMYGGKSKELSAGYRRTTNNRMELLAVIAALEALNRESLTITIYSDSQYVVKAVKEGWLKKWIATNFSGGKKNKDLWLRYHALSQKHNIRFVWVKGHAENVYNNRCDVLATTAADGKHLLIDQGYEAEG; via the coding sequence TTGACGAATAATAAAGAACTGATTGTTTATACCGATGGCTCTTCCCGTGGGAATCCCGGTCCCGGCGGCTATGGCGCTATTTTAATGTATGGCGGTAAAAGCAAGGAACTGTCTGCCGGTTATCGCCGTACTACCAATAACCGTATGGAATTGCTGGCCGTAATAGCTGCCCTGGAAGCATTGAACCGGGAAAGCTTAACGATCACGATCTATTCCGACAGCCAGTATGTGGTAAAAGCCGTAAAAGAAGGCTGGCTGAAGAAATGGATCGCTACCAACTTCAGCGGCGGCAAGAAAAATAAGGACCTCTGGCTGCGCTACCATGCACTATCACAAAAGCACAATATCCGTTTTGTGTGGGTGAAAGGACATGCGGAGAATGTATACAATAACCGCTGTGATGTGCTGGCCACTACAGCAGCAGATGGGAAGCACCTGTTGATAGATCAGGGATATGAAGCGGAAGGGTGA
- a CDS encoding YkgJ family cysteine cluster protein — protein sequence MAFNLRSFKKIMLSNRSMFRRFLTKLENNPPRGLDQLAARTDIEVWKEMDCLACANCCKTMSPTFTQVDIKRISRHLGMKDDEFRKKWLYKDRNGDWINKQQPCQFLNLKDNKCSIYEVRPRDCSGFPHHTKRHMTEYMHVFKQNVEYCPATYKLVEKMMDKVNAK from the coding sequence ATGGCCTTCAATCTTCGTTCATTCAAAAAGATCATGCTCAGCAACCGTTCTATGTTCAGACGGTTCCTTACCAAACTGGAAAACAATCCACCCCGTGGCCTGGACCAACTGGCTGCCCGTACAGATATAGAAGTATGGAAAGAGATGGATTGCCTGGCCTGCGCCAACTGTTGCAAAACCATGAGCCCTACGTTTACACAAGTGGATATTAAACGGATCTCCCGCCACCTGGGTATGAAAGACGATGAGTTCCGCAAGAAGTGGCTGTACAAAGACCGCAATGGGGACTGGATCAATAAACAACAGCCCTGCCAGTTCCTGAACCTGAAAGACAATAAGTGCTCCATCTATGAAGTGCGCCCGCGCGATTGTTCCGGCTTTCCGCACCACACCAAGCGCCACATGACCGAGTATATGCATGTGTTTAAACAGAACGTAGAATATTGTCCCGCTACCTATAAACTGGTGGAGAAGATGATGGATAAGGTGAACGCAAAATAG